Proteins encoded within one genomic window of Polaribacter sp. NJDZ03:
- a CDS encoding PAS domain-containing protein translates to MQGTLVALVMLFLFHYRKQLGIGVMFACLGLFQFVQVFLYNSVSISITDNFFVSPGHVVFFLASLFVLLMVYIKEDTNETKKIIYALFVVNIVMSILVETLNFTNTSIKGGFNLTEDLFNISLWELFISTVVLFLDAFLIIFLFEYISKKIQFLFLQICITMLIVISFDTLFFVILTSWDVHNLTSIIISGLISKGIFTIFYGTFLYLYLRFFDKSKSISTIFKIKDIFQPLTYRQKFESAEKVIQETTEMYRILTDHSSDLIFLQEPDATFKYISPSIKKILGYEQSEFLGKQVFSIVHKDDITIIKELLAKKLISKGVISDAIPVRILHKDGHYIWLEFLSSPVYKGDEISYFVTSARDITQRILAREKIQDSFEELEKKEHSLEEASKVAKIGYWEYNIKTDTFIWSDYMYTIYGIDPEKGVPSQKDLISLYDKESQEKIAQVVKDIAEKGVSCDVELRFINKKNKVVWERTVAKSIYNQQNEVVGRIGVMQDITALKNAQFEEVLSKEKIKSSLELLEKKGFTLDEVSSMAKIGYWEFSNDQVHVIWSDYHYEIFGLDPKKGIPPREKILAFFDDESQRKIEQVNLELNLKGTPYDIDLKLINENKEEVWVRSIVQPVYDKQNKITGRRGLLQNITTSKKAQLALELSTENIQISLKLLEKKDYSLNESSKMAKIGYWDYIIETDTYTWSDYIYHIYGLSPNDGIPPHKEAVKVCDKESLEKLLAATLELNTKGTPYNVILKLINRNNEEVWVRNVAKPIYNKENEIIGRRGVLQNITEWKKAQLELELSKEKIQSSLDLLEKRDHSLTESSRIAKIGHWEYDIATDSYVWSDYVYEIYGFDLNESIPSRKEMVSFYDKDSQFKLAKATVNLTLKGTIYDIELKLINKKNKEFWVRQVVQLIYNEQDEIIGRRGVVHNITASKKAQLELELSKNKIQKSLELLENSEFSKNEASKMAKMGYLVDDIATETYVWSEYIYHIFGFDIKKPVPSRKEIAELFNEESKEKMGKATFKLDTEGIPFDLELKMINLRKEVVWIRIVVEPVYDQQNKIIKRRGVLQDITASKNTQLELELSKEKIQTSLKLSRKRKNSMDEASKVAKIGYWEHDMLTGIVVWSEYVHRIFGSNPKDGIPPEVVFLKNMKKESQEKFAEATIALTSKGVSYDIELQFINLKKEVVWVRNVAQPIYNEQNEIVGKRGILQNITASKKAQEELELSNQKIETTLKLLEKKEYSLRKASEIAKIGYQEYDNATGIFIWSDYVYDILRFDINEGIPSREDIEQIFDDESIVKYEKAIKDLVKNGTPFDCELRLVTKDKEEVWVRNVGQPVYNKQNEIIGRRGILQDITVAKKAQFELEHSKEEIQTSLDLLEMSEYSKNEASKMAKIGHLEYDMASDTSVWSEYLYVIFGLDPKLPLPPLKEIMSFLDEDSQKKLKKLTLDLELNGTPYDVEFKLINTRSEKIWARMIVEPLYNEHGIVVGRRGVLQDITERKQIEQEHLRVEDNYRRLFDNATVSIWNEDFTSIFKEIEVLRTLQILNIKVYLEQHPWLLNALLEKLMVNSVNAATLKLFKVKNHEEFLVNFSKTLGTGAEKIFENLIEAIWNYEKVFLSEVNFRTLEGDEFAALVSIPIPQTEIEQKTVPVSIQSIQSIKDAKLSELESLEKLKEAQELAQVGSWTHNVLTEKSEWSEETLRIWGFDLNKPTLGQVEILNRIHKDDLNFFKHTVDLLYAKGIPYDIEFRICLPNNVEKTIRAICKPIFNENNVIISLKGTNQDITAQKEARREIEKAEEMYRIITDNSNDLICLHEINSTFKYISPSIYNLLGYKQSELLGKNVFGIVHKSDIKALKKVMVQRKFSNMYTDTFSCRVLHKKGHYIWLEFLSSPVYKDNEISSYVSSARDITQWVLAKQEIEEYQTSLQKLTTEMTLIEEKQKKEIATNIHDHLSQSLVISKMKINELKKRPQLKLIDEDLRFIETHISEALENSRKITYELSPPVLYQLGIVEALNWLFDNVETTHKIACVVNSNVDNINLDEVKSILLYRSIQEVLTNAIKYASASLITLDLDKNNLGLDIFITDNGVGFNTSILNNLHNHSGSGFGLFTVQERIRNIQGKFTIKSKINMGTTVKIFIPLSK, encoded by the coding sequence ATGCAGGGTACTTTAGTTGCTTTAGTAATGCTTTTTTTATTTCATTATAGAAAACAGTTGGGTATTGGAGTTATGTTTGCATGCTTGGGATTATTTCAGTTTGTACAGGTGTTTTTATACAATAGTGTTTCTATTTCAATTACAGATAATTTTTTTGTTTCTCCAGGACATGTTGTTTTTTTCTTAGCATCTCTATTTGTTTTACTTATGGTTTACATAAAGGAAGACACAAATGAAACTAAAAAAATTATTTATGCTTTGTTTGTTGTAAACATAGTAATGTCTATTCTTGTAGAAACATTAAACTTTACCAACACATCTATAAAAGGTGGTTTTAATTTAACAGAAGATCTTTTTAATATTAGTTTATGGGAATTATTTATTAGTACAGTAGTGTTGTTTTTAGATGCTTTTTTAATCATATTTTTATTTGAATATATATCTAAAAAAATACAATTCTTATTTCTCCAGATTTGTATTACTATGCTAATTGTTATTAGTTTTGATACATTGTTTTTTGTAATCTTAACGTCTTGGGATGTACATAATTTAACTTCAATTATAATATCTGGACTTATATCAAAAGGAATTTTTACTATTTTTTATGGGACTTTTCTTTACCTTTATTTACGATTTTTCGATAAAAGTAAGTCGATATCAACTATTTTTAAAATTAAAGATATCTTTCAGCCACTAACTTATAGACAAAAATTTGAATCTGCAGAAAAAGTAATTCAAGAAACTACAGAGATGTATCGTATTCTAACAGATCACTCTAGTGATTTAATTTTTTTACAAGAACCAGATGCCACTTTTAAATATATTAGTCCCTCTATAAAAAAAATATTGGGTTATGAACAATCAGAATTTTTAGGGAAGCAAGTCTTTAGTATTGTTCATAAAGATGATATTACAATCATAAAGGAATTACTAGCAAAAAAATTAATTAGTAAAGGCGTTATTTCTGATGCTATTCCCGTTAGAATCTTACATAAAGATGGTCATTACATTTGGTTAGAATTTTTGTCATCTCCGGTTTATAAAGGAGATGAAATTAGTTACTTTGTTACTTCTGCCAGAGATATTACGCAGAGAATTTTAGCAAGGGAGAAAATTCAAGATTCTTTTGAGGAATTAGAAAAAAAGGAACACTCTTTAGAAGAGGCTAGTAAAGTTGCTAAAATAGGATATTGGGAATATAATATTAAAACAGATACTTTTATCTGGTCTGATTATATGTATACCATTTACGGAATAGATCCAGAAAAGGGAGTTCCATCTCAAAAAGATCTCATCTCTTTATATGATAAAGAATCTCAAGAAAAGATAGCCCAGGTTGTAAAGGATATTGCAGAAAAAGGAGTTTCTTGTGATGTAGAATTAAGATTTATCAACAAAAAAAATAAAGTTGTTTGGGAGCGTACTGTTGCTAAATCTATTTATAATCAACAAAATGAGGTTGTAGGTAGAATAGGTGTTATGCAAGATATTACGGCCTTAAAAAATGCACAGTTTGAAGAGGTGCTTTCAAAAGAAAAAATTAAATCTTCTCTAGAACTTTTAGAGAAAAAGGGTTTTACTTTAGATGAAGTGAGTAGCATGGCTAAGATTGGTTATTGGGAGTTTAGTAACGACCAGGTTCATGTTATTTGGTCTGATTATCATTATGAGATTTTTGGATTAGATCCTAAAAAGGGAATTCCTCCACGAGAAAAAATTTTAGCTTTTTTTGATGATGAATCTCAAAGAAAAATAGAGCAAGTTAATTTAGAATTGAACTTAAAAGGAACGCCTTATGATATTGATTTAAAATTGATTAATGAAAACAAAGAAGAGGTTTGGGTACGCAGTATAGTACAGCCTGTATATGATAAGCAAAATAAAATTACAGGAAGAAGAGGTCTTTTACAAAATATTACAACCTCTAAAAAAGCTCAATTAGCTTTGGAGCTTTCTACAGAAAATATTCAAATCTCTTTAAAGTTATTAGAGAAAAAAGATTACTCTTTAAATGAGTCTAGTAAAATGGCTAAAATAGGGTATTGGGATTATATTATTGAAACAGATACATATACATGGTCTGATTATATTTACCATATTTATGGATTAAGCCCAAATGATGGAATTCCGCCACATAAGGAAGCAGTGAAGGTTTGTGACAAAGAGTCTCTAGAAAAATTATTAGCCGCCACATTAGAACTGAATACAAAAGGTACACCTTATAATGTTATTCTAAAATTAATTAATAGAAATAATGAAGAGGTTTGGGTAAGAAATGTAGCTAAGCCTATTTATAACAAAGAAAATGAGATTATTGGAAGAAGAGGGGTTTTACAAAATATAACCGAATGGAAAAAAGCTCAATTAGAATTAGAATTATCTAAAGAAAAGATTCAATCTTCATTAGATCTTTTAGAAAAAAGAGACCATTCTTTAACGGAATCTAGTAGGATTGCTAAAATTGGGCATTGGGAGTATGATATAGCAACGGATAGTTATGTTTGGTCTGATTATGTGTATGAAATTTATGGTTTCGATTTAAATGAAAGTATTCCTTCACGTAAAGAAATGGTGAGTTTTTATGATAAAGATTCTCAGTTTAAGTTAGCTAAAGCTACTGTAAATCTTACCCTAAAAGGAACTATTTACGATATTGAATTGAAATTAATTAATAAAAAAAATAAAGAGTTTTGGGTAAGGCAAGTGGTACAGCTTATTTACAACGAACAAGATGAAATTATTGGTAGAAGAGGTGTAGTGCATAATATTACAGCTTCTAAAAAAGCTCAATTAGAATTAGAACTCTCTAAAAATAAGATTCAGAAGTCTTTAGAGTTGTTGGAGAATAGTGAATTCTCTAAGAATGAAGCTAGTAAAATGGCTAAAATGGGGTATTTAGTGGATGATATTGCTACAGAAACTTATGTTTGGTCAGAATATATATATCATATTTTTGGATTTGACATAAAAAAGCCTGTACCCTCACGTAAAGAAATTGCAGAACTTTTTAACGAAGAGTCTAAAGAAAAGATGGGGAAAGCTACCTTTAAATTAGATACCGAGGGCATTCCTTTTGATCTTGAGTTAAAAATGATAAACTTAAGAAAGGAAGTAGTTTGGATTAGAATTGTAGTTGAACCTGTTTACGATCAACAAAATAAAATTATTAAAAGAAGAGGAGTATTACAAGATATTACCGCTTCTAAAAATACGCAACTAGAATTAGAGCTTTCTAAAGAAAAGATTCAGACCTCCTTAAAATTATCAAGAAAAAGAAAGAATTCGATGGATGAGGCTAGTAAAGTAGCCAAAATAGGTTATTGGGAGCACGATATGTTAACAGGCATTGTTGTATGGTCTGAGTATGTGCATCGTATTTTTGGATCAAATCCTAAAGATGGAATTCCACCAGAGGTGGTGTTTTTGAAAAACATGAAAAAAGAATCGCAAGAAAAGTTTGCAGAAGCAACAATAGCACTTACTTCTAAAGGTGTTTCTTATGATATAGAATTGCAATTTATTAACTTAAAAAAGGAAGTTGTTTGGGTTAGAAATGTAGCACAACCTATTTACAATGAACAAAATGAAATTGTTGGTAAGAGGGGTATTTTACAGAATATTACAGCTTCTAAAAAAGCACAGGAAGAATTAGAGCTTTCTAACCAAAAGATTGAAACCACTTTAAAACTTTTAGAGAAAAAGGAATACTCCTTGCGTAAAGCTAGTGAAATAGCTAAAATAGGGTATCAAGAATATGATAATGCAACAGGTATTTTTATATGGTCTGATTATGTTTATGATATTTTAAGGTTTGATATAAATGAAGGAATTCCATCACGTGAAGATATTGAACAAATTTTTGATGATGAATCTATAGTTAAATATGAAAAAGCAATTAAAGATCTGGTTAAAAATGGTACTCCTTTTGATTGTGAATTGAGGCTTGTTACCAAAGATAAAGAAGAAGTTTGGGTTAGAAATGTTGGTCAGCCTGTTTATAACAAGCAAAATGAAATTATAGGAAGAAGAGGTATTCTACAAGATATTACAGTTGCTAAAAAAGCACAATTTGAACTAGAGCATTCTAAAGAAGAAATTCAAACTTCTTTAGATTTATTAGAAATGAGTGAATATTCTAAAAATGAAGCTAGTAAAATGGCTAAAATAGGGCATTTAGAGTATGATATGGCTTCAGATACTTCTGTGTGGTCTGAATATCTTTATGTTATTTTTGGATTAGACCCAAAACTTCCGCTGCCCCCATTAAAAGAAATAATGTCTTTTTTGGATGAAGACTCTCAAAAAAAGTTAAAAAAATTAACTTTAGATCTTGAGTTAAATGGAACTCCTTATGATGTTGAATTTAAATTAATTAATACTAGAAGTGAAAAGATTTGGGCAAGAATGATTGTTGAACCCTTGTATAATGAGCACGGAATTGTAGTTGGAAGAAGAGGTGTTCTACAAGATATTACCGAGAGAAAACAAATAGAACAAGAGCATTTAAGGGTAGAAGATAATTATAGAAGACTCTTTGATAATGCTACTGTTTCTATTTGGAATGAAGATTTTACGAGTATTTTTAAAGAAATTGAAGTGCTTAGAACGCTTCAAATTCTTAATATAAAAGTGTATTTAGAACAGCACCCATGGTTGTTAAATGCTTTATTAGAAAAATTGATGGTTAATAGTGTAAATGCTGCTACTTTAAAATTGTTTAAAGTTAAAAACCATGAAGAATTTCTAGTGAATTTTTCCAAGACACTTGGTACAGGGGCAGAGAAAATATTTGAAAACCTTATAGAAGCTATTTGGAATTATGAGAAGGTATTTTTATCAGAAGTAAATTTTAGAACACTAGAAGGAGATGAGTTTGCTGCCTTAGTTTCAATTCCTATACCTCAAACAGAGATAGAGCAGAAAACAGTACCTGTAAGTATTCAAAGTATTCAAAGTATCAAAGATGCTAAATTGTCTGAGCTAGAATCCTTAGAAAAATTAAAAGAAGCACAAGAATTAGCTCAGGTTGGTAGTTGGACGCATAATGTTTTAACTGAAAAATCTGAGTGGTCTGAAGAAACGTTGCGTATTTGGGGTTTCGATTTAAATAAACCAACATTAGGACAAGTAGAAATTTTAAATAGAATTCATAAAGATGATCTTAATTTTTTTAAACATACTGTAGATTTACTTTATGCTAAAGGAATTCCTTATGATATAGAATTTAGAATTTGTTTACCTAATAATGTAGAAAAAACCATAAGGGCTATATGTAAGCCTATATTTAACGAAAATAATGTTATAATCAGTTTAAAAGGAACTAATCAAGACATTACAGCTCAAAAAGAAGCAAGAAGAGAAATTGAAAAAGCAGAAGAGATGTACCGTATTATAACGGATAACTCTAATGATTTAATTTGCTTACATGAAATAAATAGTACTTTTAAATACATCAGTCCTTCTATTTATAACTTATTAGGGTATAAACAATCAGAACTTTTAGGTAAAAATGTCTTTGGTATTGTTCATAAAAGTGATATTAAAGCTTTAAAAAAAGTAATGGTTCAAAGAAAATTTAGTAATATGTATACAGATACATTTAGTTGTAGAGTGTTACATAAAAAAGGACATTACATTTGGTTAGAGTTTTTATCGTCTCCAGTTTATAAAGATAATGAGATTAGTTCTTATGTTTCATCTGCAAGAGATATTACGCAATGGGTGTTAGCTAAGCAAGAAATAGAAGAATACCAAACATCACTTCAGAAATTAACTACAGAGATGACGTTGATAGAGGAAAAACAGAAAAAAGAAATTGCAACCAATATACATGATCATTTAAGTCAGTCTTTAGTAATCTCAAAAATGAAAATTAATGAGTTGAAAAAAAGACCACAATTAAAATTGATTGATGAAGATTTAAGATTTATTGAAACGCATATTTCTGAAGCTTTAGAGAATAGCCGTAAAATTACGTATGAGCTTTCACCTCCGGTATTATATCAATTAGGTATTGTTGAGGCGTTAAATTGGTTATTTGACAATGTAGAAACTACACATAAGATTGCTTGCGTAGTTAATAGTAATGTAGATAATATTAATTTAGATGAAGTAAAATCTATTTTATTGTATAGAAGTATACAAGAAGTTTTAACCAATGCTATAAAATATGCAAGTGCATCTTTAATAACTTTAGACCTTGATAAGAATAACTTAGGACTTGATATTTTTATTACAGATAATGGAGTTGGTTTTAATACTTCTATATTAAATAATCTTCATAATCATTCTGGATCTGGTTTTGGTTTGTTTACGGTTCAGGAACGAATTAGAAACATTCAAGGAAAATTTACAATAAAATCAAAAATAAATATGGGTACAACAGTTAAAATTTTTATACCTTTATCTAAATGA
- a CDS encoding response regulator transcription factor, protein MSYLKDIKIVLVDDHKLLRDGLRNIIEQRSNMHIIGEASDGREAIKICPKLLPNVIVMDVAMPGLNGIEATRQIHKNNPDIKIIGLSMHSSKQFIQSMFKAGAFAYLLKDGDSDELITAICTVMQNKKYLSKDINQEFLSALKEPKALEKTQLSSREKEVLQLISEGRSSKEIGEILFLSPKTVDVHRNNIMKKIDLFTIPELTKYAIQEGLTSLDI, encoded by the coding sequence ATGAGTTATTTAAAAGATATTAAAATTGTATTAGTCGATGATCATAAGTTATTAAGAGATGGTCTAAGAAACATTATAGAGCAGAGGTCTAATATGCACATAATTGGCGAAGCTTCCGATGGTAGAGAGGCTATAAAAATATGTCCAAAACTTTTGCCAAATGTTATTGTTATGGATGTTGCCATGCCTGGTTTAAATGGTATAGAGGCAACAAGGCAAATTCATAAAAACAATCCAGATATAAAAATTATTGGTCTTTCTATGCACTCTAGTAAGCAGTTTATACAAAGTATGTTTAAAGCTGGTGCCTTTGCTTACTTGTTAAAAGATGGAGATTCAGATGAGTTAATTACTGCAATTTGTACGGTAATGCAAAATAAAAAATATCTTTCAAAAGATATTAATCAAGAGTTTCTATCTGCATTAAAAGAGCCCAAAGCATTAGAAAAAACACAATTAAGTTCTAGAGAAAAAGAAGTATTACAGTTAATTTCAGAGGGGCGTTCTTCTAAAGAAATAGGAGAGATCTTATTTTTAAGTCCTAAAACGGTAGATGTACATCGAAATAATATTATGAAAAAAATAGATTTATTCACAATTCCTGAATTGACAAAATATGCCATTCAAGAAGGGTTAACTTCATTAGATATTTAA
- a CDS encoding response regulator, which yields MKAALRNLLIVEDNPFIGKNILDAAKEIVSIRDICLKKSLHEAISTFNKTNFELIILDLKLPDGNGIELLRMLQENKKDTKVFVFSISTELRKTCFKYGAFAFFDKAKDFDELIEAIKIA from the coding sequence TTGAAAGCAGCACTTCGTAACTTATTGATAGTAGAAGATAATCCTTTTATAGGGAAGAATATTCTTGATGCCGCTAAAGAAATTGTTAGTATAAGAGATATTTGCTTAAAGAAATCTTTGCATGAGGCAATTTCTACTTTTAATAAAACTAATTTTGAATTAATAATACTCGATTTGAAATTACCTGACGGTAATGGTATAGAGTTGCTAAGAATGCTTCAAGAAAATAAAAAGGATACTAAAGTCTTTGTATTTTCTATAAGTACAGAGCTAAGGAAGACATGTTTTAAATACGGTGCCTTTGCCTTTTTTGACAAGGCTAAAGATTTTGATGAATTAATTGAGGCAATTAAGATTGCATAA
- a CDS encoding energy transducer TonB — MDIKKNPKQQLENYSKIFLQIGLVLALFITYTLIEHKTYERNDLKSLGQANMVDEMKEDIPIIEMQEVKPPPKNTPPPIVEQIMVVEDEKEIEETVIESTETDETVGIVVNTDDIVEVEEVEEVVEDIPFILIENVPVYPGCKGNNKDLKDCFTKKVTEFFGKRFDINLASELGLEPGKKKLFVIFTINKLGNIVNVRARGPHPRLEKEVVEIINALPTMTPGKQRGTPVGVSYSIPITFEVRT; from the coding sequence ATGGACATTAAAAAAAACCCAAAACAACAGTTAGAAAACTACAGTAAAATTTTCTTACAAATAGGGTTAGTATTAGCCTTATTTATTACTTACACTTTAATAGAACACAAAACTTACGAAAGGAATGACCTAAAAAGCTTAGGACAAGCAAATATGGTTGATGAGATGAAAGAAGATATTCCTATTATTGAAATGCAAGAGGTAAAACCACCACCAAAAAATACACCTCCACCGATAGTAGAGCAAATTATGGTTGTAGAAGATGAAAAGGAGATTGAAGAAACAGTCATTGAATCTACAGAAACCGATGAAACAGTAGGTATAGTAGTAAATACCGATGATATTGTAGAAGTAGAAGAAGTGGAAGAAGTGGTAGAAGATATTCCTTTTATATTAATTGAAAACGTACCTGTTTATCCTGGTTGTAAAGGAAATAATAAAGATTTAAAAGACTGTTTTACTAAAAAGGTAACAGAATTTTTTGGTAAAAGATTTGATATTAATTTAGCTAGTGAATTAGGCTTAGAGCCTGGTAAAAAGAAATTATTTGTAATTTTCACCATTAATAAACTAGGTAATATTGTAAATGTTAGAGCAAGAGGGCCACACCCTCGGTTAGAAAAAGAAGTTGTAGAAATTATTAATGCTTTACCCACTATGACTCCCGGAAAGCAAAGAGGTACTCCTGTAGGTGTAAGCTACAGTATACCTATTACATTTGAAGTTAGAACCTAA
- a CDS encoding NAD(P)/FAD-dependent oxidoreductase — MIFDVLIIGGGTSALQCALVLGSAKNKDFAANKTIGIISHQRASHLQNALFNNVLGIPAKTLGKNILIEGKKQLSTLYPHVEQIENEKVTSILTIENGYQITTNDTTYFSKVAILALNYSKPFTIEGLDTFIEPHKRANAAKDRIQLKNNNHLIQDGLYCCGTISGCRSQFAIAAGSGASVATDILTLWNNNTPTKVHDKV; from the coding sequence ATGATTTTTGATGTTCTTATTATAGGTGGTGGCACTTCTGCATTGCAATGCGCTTTGGTATTAGGTTCTGCAAAAAATAAAGACTTTGCAGCTAATAAAACTATTGGAATTATTAGTCACCAGAGAGCTTCTCACCTACAAAATGCGTTATTTAATAATGTATTAGGCATACCTGCCAAAACTTTAGGGAAAAATATATTAATTGAAGGCAAAAAACAGCTTTCTACTTTATACCCTCATGTAGAACAAATAGAAAATGAAAAAGTTACCTCTATTTTAACGATAGAAAACGGGTATCAAATAACAACTAACGATACTACGTATTTTAGTAAAGTTGCAATTCTGGCTTTAAATTACTCCAAACCTTTTACAATAGAAGGATTAGATACTTTTATAGAACCTCATAAAAGAGCCAATGCAGCAAAAGATAGAATTCAACTTAAAAATAACAACCACTTAATACAAGACGGTTTATATTGTTGCGGTACCATTTCTGGCTGTAGAAGTCAATTTGCAATTGCTGCAGGAAGTGGCGCAAGTGTTGCTACAGATATTCTTACACTTTGGAACAATAATACACCTACAAAGGTACACGACAAAGTATGA
- a CDS encoding MarC family protein, which translates to MNFNFKEAFTAFMVLFAVIDVIGNIPIIIDLRKKAGHIQSEKAAIIAGVIMIFFLFLGQSLLKLIGIDVHSFAVAGAFILFFIALEMILGITLYKDNEDDVNAITASVFPLAFPLIAGPGSLTTLLSLRSEFYIENIIIAVLANIILIYIVLKTSSRIERMIGPIGIQIIRKIFGVILLAISVKLFAANIKVLFI; encoded by the coding sequence ATGAATTTTAATTTTAAAGAAGCCTTTACCGCCTTTATGGTTTTGTTTGCAGTTATAGATGTTATTGGTAATATCCCTATTATTATTGACCTAAGGAAGAAAGCAGGCCATATTCAATCAGAAAAAGCAGCTATTATTGCAGGTGTTATTATGATCTTTTTTTTATTTTTAGGGCAAAGTTTACTAAAATTAATTGGTATTGATGTACATTCATTTGCTGTTGCAGGTGCTTTTATACTTTTTTTTATTGCCTTAGAAATGATTTTAGGAATTACACTTTACAAAGACAATGAAGATGATGTAAATGCAATTACAGCGTCTGTATTTCCATTAGCTTTTCCTTTAATTGCAGGTCCAGGAAGTTTAACAACCCTACTTTCTTTAAGATCTGAGTTTTATATAGAAAATATTATTATTGCAGTATTAGCAAATATTATTTTAATTTATATTGTATTAAAAACCTCTTCTAGAATAGAGCGCATGATTGGCCCAATAGGAATTCAAATAATTAGAAAGATATTTGGTGTAATTTTATTGGCTATTTCTGTAAAATTATTTGCGGCAAATATTAAAGTCCTTTTTATTTAA